One genomic region from Fulvitalea axinellae encodes:
- a CDS encoding ABC transporter ATP-binding protein — MTKETVINSYGLTKRFGDFTAVDAISFKVYKGEIFGFLGANGAGKTTAMRMLTGLSVPSAGEADVAGHNINNDPESVKLSIGYMSQKFSLYEDLTVRENIRLFGGIYGLKRSEIKRKSTALLEKLDMEKDADKLVGSLPLGWKQKLAFSVAVFHDPKIVFLDEPTGGVDPVTRRKFWDMIYEASEAGITVFVTTHYMDEAEYCDRVSIMVNGKIEALDSPAGLKATYGVDTMDDVFLKLARP, encoded by the coding sequence AGCTTCAAGGTGTACAAGGGCGAGATCTTTGGATTTTTGGGAGCAAACGGAGCCGGCAAAACCACTGCAATGCGGATGCTCACCGGCCTTTCGGTGCCCAGCGCCGGCGAGGCCGACGTGGCGGGCCACAACATCAACAATGATCCGGAGAGCGTAAAGCTGAGCATCGGGTATATGAGCCAAAAATTTTCTCTGTACGAAGATCTGACCGTCAGGGAGAATATCCGGCTGTTCGGTGGCATATACGGACTGAAGAGGTCCGAAATTAAGCGGAAATCCACGGCATTGCTCGAAAAGCTGGATATGGAAAAAGACGCCGACAAGCTGGTGGGGTCCTTGCCTTTGGGCTGGAAACAGAAGCTGGCCTTTTCGGTGGCCGTATTCCATGACCCGAAAATCGTTTTCCTCGACGAACCTACCGGCGGTGTGGATCCCGTTACGCGAAGGAAATTTTGGGATATGATCTACGAGGCTTCCGAAGCGGGGATCACCGTGTTCGTAACCACGCACTATATGGACGAGGCCGAATATTGCGACCGCGTATCCATAATGGTAAACGGAAAGATAGAGGCCTTGGACAGCCCCGCCGGGCTAAAAGCCACCTACGGCGTGGACACCATGGACGACGTTTTCCTAAAACTGGCCAGACCATGA
- a CDS encoding ABC transporter permease: MKKLLHFINKEFRHILRDPRTLAVIFGLPLIQLLVFGYAVRNEVENVDIAFYDQSGDEVTREIQSKIVATDNFQYAGSVHSPEGIEQCFRAGKAKVVVSFGPDFAKKMYTGQGATAQLILDATDPNIATTVRSYLTAILGQYQASKTQEKGSGPKIRPEVRMLYNENLSSANLFVPGILAVIMLLVSAMVTAIALTKEKELGTMEVLLASPLRPWMIIVGKLIPYLLISFFNLCIILFIGTLVFGVPIKGSLALLFFEAFLFLGVSLALGTLISITSESQQVALMKSLFGMMIPSMLLTGFIFPIENMPLPLQWISTLIPARWFIVILRSIMLKGSGILSLWPETVILLGMFAALVGISMKKFKIRLEP; the protein is encoded by the coding sequence ATGAAAAAACTACTTCATTTTATAAATAAAGAATTCAGGCATATCCTGCGCGACCCTCGCACGCTGGCCGTTATCTTCGGCTTGCCGCTAATTCAGTTGCTCGTATTTGGCTACGCCGTACGCAACGAGGTGGAGAACGTGGATATAGCCTTCTACGACCAATCGGGCGACGAAGTGACCAGGGAAATCCAGAGCAAAATAGTCGCTACCGACAATTTCCAATACGCCGGTAGCGTACACAGTCCTGAGGGAATAGAACAGTGTTTCCGAGCCGGCAAGGCCAAAGTGGTGGTAAGCTTCGGGCCAGATTTCGCGAAGAAGATGTATACCGGACAAGGCGCCACCGCCCAGCTGATTCTCGACGCCACGGACCCGAATATCGCCACAACAGTAAGGAGTTACCTGACGGCGATATTAGGACAATACCAAGCCTCGAAGACGCAAGAGAAGGGCTCCGGGCCGAAAATACGGCCGGAAGTGCGGATGCTTTATAACGAAAACCTCAGTAGCGCCAACCTTTTCGTTCCCGGTATTCTCGCAGTGATTATGCTTCTGGTATCAGCAATGGTAACGGCCATCGCCCTGACCAAAGAGAAAGAGCTGGGAACCATGGAAGTGCTTTTGGCTTCGCCACTCAGGCCATGGATGATCATCGTCGGCAAGCTGATTCCTTACCTGCTGATTTCCTTTTTCAACCTGTGTATTATCCTCTTCATCGGAACGCTGGTATTCGGCGTGCCGATCAAAGGAAGCTTGGCCCTGTTGTTCTTCGAAGCTTTCCTGTTTTTGGGCGTATCCTTGGCACTCGGGACGCTGATTTCCATCACTTCCGAATCGCAACAGGTGGCCTTGATGAAAAGCCTTTTCGGAATGATGATCCCATCGATGTTGCTTACCGGGTTTATCTTTCCGATTGAAAATATGCCTTTGCCATTGCAATGGATCAGTACGCTAATTCCGGCCCGATGGTTTATTGTGATTTTGAGAAGCATTATGCTTAAAGGCTCCGGAATATTGTCGCTGTGGCCCGAAACGGTTATTCTGTTAGGCATGTTCGCTGCCTTGGTGGGCATCAGCATGAAAAAATTCAAAATACGACTTGAGCCATGA
- a CDS encoding ABC transporter permease — translation MNILIFLLQKEFLQIFRNKAMLPIIFVVPIVQLILMPLAATYEIKDIKMIIVDKDQSPVSRQLVNSFEGSPYFIVTKVGADPAITEREMELNQADMVMEIPQNFSSELSRLGEKGLALRINAIDGSKAGIVASYAEGIIRNFNRLLTVKWSGLGKKQVLPAIDITFSNWYNPDLNYRPFMVSGILGILVTMSCAFLASMNIVKEKEIGTIEQINVTPIKKHHFLIGKLLPIWCIGMFQLSLGLVVSKIVYDIEFIGNVGLVFAFSGIYMFCILGIGLLISTFNDTQQQAMFIAWFFMVIFILMGGIFTSLEAMPKWASYIAWSNPITYLIHLNRMVLMKGSTFADVSWMFGVISCYAVVTNVAAVLKYRKTS, via the coding sequence ATGAATATCCTGATATTTCTTTTGCAAAAAGAGTTTCTGCAGATCTTCAGAAACAAGGCCATGTTGCCGATTATCTTCGTGGTGCCGATCGTACAGCTGATCCTGATGCCCTTGGCTGCCACCTACGAGATCAAGGACATCAAGATGATCATCGTAGACAAAGACCAAAGCCCGGTGTCCCGCCAACTGGTCAACAGCTTTGAGGGCTCGCCGTATTTTATCGTGACGAAAGTAGGCGCCGATCCCGCCATTACGGAAAGGGAAATGGAGCTGAATCAAGCCGATATGGTAATGGAAATCCCTCAAAATTTTTCTTCGGAACTCTCAAGGTTAGGGGAAAAAGGGCTGGCTCTGCGCATTAACGCCATCGACGGGTCGAAGGCGGGAATCGTAGCCTCTTATGCCGAGGGAATTATCCGAAACTTTAATCGCCTGTTGACTGTCAAATGGTCGGGATTGGGAAAAAAGCAGGTCTTACCAGCTATCGATATAACGTTTTCCAACTGGTATAATCCCGACTTGAATTACCGCCCATTTATGGTCTCCGGAATACTGGGAATATTGGTTACGATGTCCTGCGCTTTTTTGGCTTCTATGAATATCGTGAAAGAGAAAGAGATCGGAACAATCGAACAAATCAATGTCACTCCCATCAAAAAACACCATTTCCTTATTGGCAAACTGTTACCGATTTGGTGCATCGGGATGTTCCAACTGAGCTTGGGACTGGTCGTTTCCAAAATTGTCTATGACATCGAATTTATCGGTAATGTAGGACTTGTTTTTGCGTTTTCGGGCATTTATATGTTCTGTATTCTCGGTATCGGTTTACTTATTTCCACTTTCAACGACACCCAACAACAGGCTATGTTTATCGCCTGGTTTTTCATGGTCATATTTATTCTGATGGGGGGAATATTTACTAGTTTGGAAGCCATGCCGAAATGGGCCAGCTACATCGCTTGGAGCAATCCGATCACTTACCTAATTCATCTGAACCGCATGGTGCTGATGAAAGGAAGTACGTTTGCGGATGTGAGCTGGATGTTTGGCGTTATATCATGCTACGCTGTGGTTACCAATGTGGCGGCGGTGTTGAAATACAGGAAAACGTCATAA
- a CDS encoding SusD/RagB family nutrient-binding outer membrane lipoprotein translates to MRKYIFILPIIGFFLTMGCQDTLEEDFQNPNVYTPEHNVPSGLFSSMFSRTRTFKNDYGEFWWHANTGGVLAHTHLIIRHLRTSYGWYKDVMDIPSMYTTVGTDAYYYGHNGDFKEIAVMEQLINGMSEAEKKDNEIYLTLSRIGRDFRASKAVDYFNHVPYSEGLKGTEGVFFPKFDDPSEIYHSIIDNLGQYASVIKAQADQLSPSGKAVFAQQDIIFQGDADKWIQFAQALRLRLAVRISGVDPDFAKKVISEIMQSNQLPSEDLLIPNNLWVSKKRDHWKRGLMERDYLDFISPTLLYKMDKDKDHLYTEGVDDPRIPVLFLPNRDKMYMPASLDFEVGQQIYDSVRADNTRKHKFKGAYFYSNYFKDLDNYMKYNAYSVYNPATMVNNQEPWRAFTAAEVELLLAEVALKNLGGTGKSARQHVEDAVKYSIKYWYHANSFSDWDKINDTNRSYLKPEAPSAAVTDQFAKKIGEEYDLAQGEDGKMGVIIGQKYVHLNIHDYFEIFSELRRTRHPKIPLIKFDKNTTLNPVIERYPYPGSVASTNRDNYLEVQSQDNFTTHIFWVPSGLKSVKYYMDSFDDDYLYTEYPGVPGSFKTTE, encoded by the coding sequence ATGAGAAAATATATATTTATACTGCCGATTATAGGGTTCTTCCTCACAATGGGGTGCCAAGATACCCTTGAGGAGGATTTCCAAAACCCCAACGTATATACTCCTGAGCACAACGTACCTTCGGGCTTGTTCTCGTCCATGTTCTCCCGGACCAGAACTTTCAAAAACGACTATGGTGAGTTTTGGTGGCATGCCAATACTGGAGGCGTTTTAGCGCATACCCACTTGATTATCCGTCATTTGCGCACAAGCTACGGCTGGTACAAAGACGTGATGGACATCCCTTCCATGTATACCACGGTAGGAACTGACGCGTACTATTACGGACATAACGGCGACTTTAAGGAGATAGCCGTTATGGAACAGCTGATCAACGGTATGTCGGAGGCCGAGAAGAAAGACAACGAGATCTACCTTACTCTTTCGCGCATCGGCCGTGATTTTCGGGCATCCAAAGCTGTGGACTATTTCAACCATGTTCCTTATTCGGAAGGCCTTAAGGGAACCGAAGGTGTATTCTTCCCGAAATTCGATGATCCGAGCGAAATCTATCATTCAATCATCGATAATCTTGGCCAGTACGCTTCGGTGATCAAGGCTCAGGCCGATCAGCTTTCCCCTTCCGGAAAAGCTGTTTTCGCCCAGCAGGATATCATCTTCCAAGGCGACGCTGACAAGTGGATACAGTTTGCGCAGGCTTTGCGTTTGCGTTTGGCCGTGCGTATTTCGGGCGTAGATCCTGATTTCGCCAAAAAGGTCATTTCCGAAATTATGCAGAGTAACCAGTTACCCTCGGAAGACCTGTTGATTCCAAATAACCTCTGGGTATCGAAGAAGAGAGACCACTGGAAAAGAGGGTTGATGGAAAGAGATTACCTTGATTTTATCTCCCCTACCCTTTTGTACAAAATGGATAAGGACAAAGACCACCTCTACACCGAAGGCGTAGACGATCCGAGGATTCCGGTACTTTTCCTTCCAAACAGGGACAAGATGTATATGCCCGCATCGCTTGATTTTGAAGTTGGGCAACAAATTTATGACAGTGTACGGGCCGATAATACCCGAAAGCATAAATTCAAAGGCGCTTATTTCTATTCTAATTATTTCAAGGACCTTGATAATTATATGAAGTACAACGCCTATTCCGTATACAACCCGGCTACAATGGTGAACAACCAAGAGCCTTGGCGCGCATTTACCGCCGCTGAGGTGGAGTTACTTTTGGCCGAGGTAGCGTTGAAGAATCTGGGAGGAACAGGAAAAAGTGCCCGTCAGCATGTGGAAGATGCCGTCAAGTATTCTATCAAATACTGGTATCATGCCAATAGCTTCTCTGATTGGGACAAAATCAACGATACCAACCGTAGCTACCTGAAGCCGGAAGCGCCTTCGGCCGCCGTGACGGATCAGTTCGCTAAAAAGATCGGAGAGGAATACGATCTAGCCCAAGGGGAAGATGGAAAAATGGGAGTCATTATCGGCCAGAAATATGTCCACCTAAATATCCATGACTATTTCGAGATATTTTCGGAATTGCGTAGAACACGTCACCCGAAGATTCCTCTGATTAAGTTTGATAAAAACACGACCCTCAACCCGGTGATCGAACGCTATCCGTATCCGGGAAGCGTAGCGTCCACTAACCGTGACAACTACCTTGAAGTGCAGAGCCAAGATAACTTCACTACCCATATTTTCTGGGTACCATCAGGGCTCAAGTCCGTCAAGTATTATATGGATAGCTTCGATGACGATTACCTGTATACTGAGTATCCAGGCGTTCCGGGGTCATTTAAGACAACGGAGTAA